The DNA segment CAGTAATAAGTAATATTTTCATACTGCATTACCTTCATTCATTTCTCAATCTCTTTCCCGTTACTAATTTCTAGTGGGTTTTATTTTTAATATATTTATAAGTAATAAGTAATCGGTAATGAGTAATTTTTATCTTCCTTGATTTTACACTTGGATCTTTTTACTTTTAACTTTTTACCTTCCTTATAAATCAACCAATAAAAAAACTAAAGCTTTACTTTGAAGTAAGTACATGTACCTTACGGTACTAATTTTGTTTATCGTCTTTAAGACGCTCTAAAATGAGATGTTCCAGCCGCACCTTCCGGTACGGCTACCTTGTTACGACTTAGCCCTAGTTACCTGTTTTACCCTAGGCAGCTCCTTTTACGGTCACCGACTTCAGGTACCCCAGACTTCCATGGCTTGACGGGCGGTGTGTACAAGGCCCGGGAACGTATTCACCGCGCCATGGCTGATGCGCGATTACTAGCGATTCCAGCTTCATAGAGTCGAGTTGCAGACTCCAATCCGAACTGAGACCGGCTTTCGAGATTTGCATCACATCGCTGTGTAGCTGCCCTCTGTACCGGCCATTGTATTACGTGTGTGGCCCAAGGCGTAAGGGCCGTGATGATTTGACGTCATCCCCACCTTCCTCTCTACTTGCGTAGGCAGTCTTACTAGAGTCCTCAACTTAATGGTAGCAACTAGTAACAGGGGTTGCGCTCGTTGCAGGACTTAACCTAACACCTCACGGCACGAGCTGACGACAACCATGCAGCACCTTGAAAATTGCCCGAAGGAAGGTCTATTTCTAAACCGATCAATTCCCATTTAAGCCTTGGTAAGGTTCCTCGCGTATCATCGAATTAAACCACATAATCCACCGCTTGTGCGGGCCCCCGTCAATTCCTTTGAGTTTCAAACTTGCGTTCGTACTCCCCAGGTGGCTAACTTATCACTTTCGCTTAGTCTCTGAATCCGAAAACCCAAAAACGAGTTAGCATCGTTTACAGCGTGGACTACCAGGGTATCTAATCCTGTTCGCTCCCCACGCTTTCGTCCATCAGCGTCAGTTAAGACATAGTGACCTGCCTTCGCAATTGGTGTTCTAAGTAATATCTATGCATTTCACCGCTACACTACTTATTCCAGCCACTTCTACCTTACTCAAGACCTGCAGTATCAATGGCAGTTTCACAGTTAAGCTGTGAGATTTCACCACTGACTTACAGATCCGCCTACGGACCCTTTAAACCCAATAAATCCGGATAACGCTTGCACCCTCCGTATTACCGCGGCTGCTGGCACGGAGTTAGCCGGTGCTTATTCGTACAGTACCTTCAGCTATTTACACGTAAATAGGTTTATCCCTGTACAAAAGAAGTTTACAACCCATAGGGCCGTCGTCCTTCACGCGGGATGGCTGGATCAGGCGCTAACCCATTGTCCAATATTCCTCACTGCTGCCTCCCGTAGGAGTCTGGTCCGTGTCTCAGTACCAGTGTGGGGGATCACCCTCTCAGGCCCCCTAAAGATCATCGACTTGGTGAGCCGTTACCTCACCAACTATCTAATCTTGCGCGTGCCCATCTTTATCCACCTCAGTTTTCAATATAAAGTGATGCCACTCTATATATTATGGGGTATTAATCTTCCTTTCGAAAGGCTATCCCCCTGATAAAGGCAGGTTGCACACGTGTTCCGCACCCGTACGCCGCTCTCAAGTCTCCGAAGATACTCTACCGCTCAGCTTGCATGTGTTAGGCCTCCCGCTAGCGTTCATCCTGAGCCAGGATCAAACTCTCCATTGTATGTTTGTCTTGACTCACTCAAAGTTTTTTAACGCTTTAGTTTTTCCTTACTTGGTTGTTATATTGTATGTCAATGATCTTCATTTCTTTCACTTCCTACAAAACTACTTCTTTTGTCAGTTTTCGTTTCGTATTTGCGAGTGCAAAAGTAAAAAATATTTCTGAATTGACCAAATGTTTTTGAAGAAAATTTTAAAGTTTTTTTAGTAACCTTAAGCCCTCTTAAACAATCCCTCAACTCAACTCCTGCTCCCCGTTTTACCGGACTGCAAAGATACAAATCTTTTTTATTCCTACAAGATTTTTTTTAATTAAATTTTGTAAAAGTTTTTTTTTCATATCCCCTTTTCAGAGCTTCTATTTTTTAAACCCCGAAAGGCATCTCCTGCGCTACCTACTTCCTTCCGTTTTCAGTGGGGCAAAGATAGAGACTTATCTTAATACAATCCTAATTATTAAAGCATAAAGTTTAACATTCTGTTCATAGTAAACCTTAAACCACTGAGTCTTAATCAGAATAATTTTAAACTTATGTTTGGTTTCTGAGGTTTAGAGTATGAGCGTTGGAGAGTATCAGGCGTTGAAGCACCCGTTTAAGGCTTTGTGTTTATTATATTATATGAATTTATCGAAGGGCTGAGTCCGGCTCTGTTATATATCGCCCCTTCAGGGCTCGGAAAAAATCAGGTTTGCGGTCTTGGTAAACGCAACAGCTGAGGATAAGGAACGAATATTTTGAAATAAAAGGATTTCCAGTATTACCACGTCAACCATCCTAGCCCGGATAGTAGCGGATACCCCACAGCAAGCTTCGGAAAGCTCAGGACCAAGCAAGAGAAGTAAAGGCGCGAGGAGTAGCAGCGGATAGCCGGATCAAGCTCCTGAAAATGAGAGTTGGTGAGTCTGAGAGTGAAATTGAAACATGAATGTATTTTGTTATACAATACTATTATATATAAGTACCATATTATTTATGATATTTATGTCGATCATTATTAAAAATGTTGTACCGCTTCCTTTCTTCAAAATATATTATTAAATTTGGATATGAGTTTTGGAAAAGATTTATTAAGGAAAATCAAAATCACAGAATTGCCTGGAGAGAATGCACACGGAGTCTTCTCGCCACCCTACCGCCCGGTTTTCACCTATGAAGAAGTTTTAACGAAAAACCCCAGGTTTGCTGCCGTAAATATCATTTTGTATCTTAAAAATGATGAATGGCATTTTCCCCTGATTCAAAGAACCGTAAATGAGCACGACAGGCACAGCGGACAAATTTCCTTACCTGGCGGTAAACGTGAGGAAATGGACAGGGATTTTGCCGAGACCGCTATTCGTGAAACATCAGAGGAAATAGGCATCGAAAAACATTATGTACGGATCATCCGCGAAATGTCACCCATCTATATTCCGCCAAGTAATTTTTATGTGTATCCTTATATATCATACACGAAGAAAAATCCTGAATTTATCTTACAGCAGAGCGAGGCAGTGGAGGTCATAGAATTTCCGATTACCTGCTTTCTGGGTCTCCCTGATGAACCGGAAATCATGGCTCTTCCTACAGCAGGAGGAAGTGAAGTGCCCGTGATTAATTTCAACGGGTATATCATTTGGGGCGCAACAGCGATGATATTAAGCGAATTCAGCCAGTTGCTGAAAAAAATGTAACTTTGCACCACTGTGTATAATTGAAAGATGGCGAAGAAAAATATTTTCACCGATGCGTTCGGAACTCCTTATTTTTTAAAAAGGTTAATTATTTTCATATTAGGAATCATATCGTACAGAAGATTCAACGGATTTAATAAGCTTAAAATTACGGGGACCGAAAATCTTGTGGATTTACCGGATTCTAATGTTTTGTTTGTGTCTAACCATCAGACGTATTTTGCGGATGTTGCAGCCATGTACCATGCATTCTGCTCTGTAAACAACGGTTACCTGAATACCATAAAAAATCCGATTTATCTTCTGAATCCTAAAATTGACTTCTATTATGTTGCTGCTGAAGAAACCATGAATAAAGGGATTCTTCCGAAAATATTTAAAATCGCCGGTGCGGTAACAGTAAAAAGAACCTGGAGGGCTGAAGGAAAGAATGTAAACCGAATGGTTGACATGAGCGAAGTGGATAATATTATGAAAGCCCTTGATAACGGTTGGGTTGCCACTTTTCCTCAGGGAACGACTTCTGCTTTCGCACAAGGAAGAAGAGGAACGGCAAAGCTGGTAAAAAATCAGCGCCCGATTGTTATTCCTATCAAAATAAACGGTTTCCGCAGGGCTTTTGATAAAAAAGGACTTCGTGTAAAGGTAACAGGTGTAAAACCTACCATGGAATTTAAGCCGCCATTGGATATTGATTACGACAAAGAAAACGCCCATGAAATTTTACATAAAATCATGACCGCCATTGAGCAGACAGAAGATTTCAATTTGCTGCACAATTATGATGAAGAATTAAAAGCTAAAAAATCTGAACAAAAAGATTCATAACATTAAAGTAAGAACATTATGAAAAGGATATTGGGAATCTTATTCGCAATCTTGGTATTGGTTTCATGCAACAGTCAGAAAATGTATTCGGATTTCGACATCAGCTATTCCAAAAGCGGAGGCTTTGCGCCGATTTACGAAAATCTTCTGATTAAAGGAAATAATGCCTTCTATTCTTTTGAAGGGCAGGGTAAAAAAATAAAACAGAATTTTAAAATTTCCAACGAAGATTTATACAGGCTGGAAAAAACGCTTTCACAAAACAATTTCAGACGAATAGAAGAAGATCATAAAAAGATTTATGATTTTATATCAACTTCTATTAACATAAAAAAAGGTCCTAATTCCGGCAGCAAGACAGACGCCAGTGCAATAATGCCGAATTATACAACCAACTGGACCAACATCACCCGTGTTTTCCAGGAGATTATTAATGCTAATGTTAAAAAACAGTAACAAATTTTGAAGACTCATTTCATCGCTATCGGCGGAAGTGCCATGCACAATCTTGCTATTGCATTAAAGGATAAAGGATATCAGATTACAGGTTCTGATGACGCTATTTTTGAACCTTCCCGTACAAGACTTGAAAAAAGAGGCATTCTGCCCGAAGAATTGGGCTGGTTTCCTGAAAAAATAACGTCTGACCTGGATGCAGTTATTCTCGGCATGCATGCTCATCAGGATAATCCTGAACTTGCAAAAGCCAAAGAATTAGGGTTAAAAATATATTCTTATCCCGAATTTCTTTATGAGCAGTCAAAAAACAAAACAAGAGTTGTCATTGCAGGCTCTCACGGAAAAACAACCATCACCTCGATGATTCTTCATGTTCTGAATTTCCATCAGAAAGATGTAGATTATATGGTAGGAGCTCAGTTGGAAGGATTCGATTGTATGGTGAAATTAACCCGTGAAAATGATTTCATGGTATTTGAAGGCGACGAATACCTCTCCTCACCCATCGATCTGCGTTCTAAATTTCTTCTCTATCAGCCGAATATTGCCTTAATGAGCGGAATTGCCTGGGATCATATTAATGTATTCAAAACTTTTGATGATTATGTAGATCAGTTCCGGAAATTTGTGGCAAGCATTACACCGGGTGGAATTCTTGTATATAACGAAGAGGATCCTGAAGTGGTAAAAGTGGTGGAAAATGCAGAAAATTATTTCAGAAAAATCCCTTACAAAACACCTGAATACGAAATCAGCAATGGAAAAGTTCATCTGAAAACAGAAATGGGAGATGTTCCGCTTTCTGTTTTCGGAGCACATAATTTATTAAACCTTGAGGGAGCAAGACATATCTGCCATACATTGGGCATTATGGATGAAGATTTTTATGAGGCGATTATGAGTTTCAAAGGGGCTTCAAAACGTCTTGAGAAAGTAGAAAGGGAAGATCAAGGAATATTGTACAAAGATTTTGCTCACGCGCCAAGCAAAGTAAAAGCGGCGGTAAAAGCATTCTGCGAGCAATTTAAAAATGAAACAAAATACGGTTTTCTGGAGCTTCATACCTATTCGAGTTTGAATCCTGTTTTCCTGGAACAGTACGATCATGCAATGGATGGTCTTGAGGAAGCTTTCGTTTTCTATTCTGAAGATGCTTTGAAAATCAAAAGAATGGAACCTATTTCCCCGGATCTGATCAAAGAAAAATTCAAAAATCAAAACCTGAGAGTTTTCACCAATGCTGAAGAACTTCACGCATATTGGGAAACTCTGGATAAGACCCATGGTGTATATCTGATGATGAGTTCCGGAAATTTCGGGGGTCTTGATCTTACAAAATAAATATATTGAATATAAAATAAGAACTCCTTTCAGACCGAAAGGAGTTCTTATTTTAATTGATTCTTTTATAGAAACGTCTTAGTACATCTTTGGTACCGTCGCCGTCAAAATCCTGGGTCCGGTCTTCAACAACCATATCGGTTTCATTAAGCTGCGTCACGAAATATGGATAATTTTCCTCATTTTCAAACCAGAATTTACCATTTCCTTTATCGAACGTATACTTCTTTGTTCCAGCATCCGTTTTTATACAGGTATTATTGTTCTGAGCATAAATAATCGAAAGAAGATGATCAGAAGTAAACTCATAATTACTTTTTTTCTCACAATCTGTGGAGAAAGAAGTTTGGATCTGCTGATTTAAAGACCTGTATATTTCAGCTTTTTCAATATACCATTCTCCGATAATTGAAGCTTTATTGCCGGGTTCCTGATCTTCATCATTCCCATTGCAGGAAATGAATGATAACAGGACAAACGATAAAATTATTCTTTTCATGATTATACTTTAAGTCAGCAAAAATACAATGAATTTAAGCTTATTTAATGCGATCCGGTGAGATTCTCAGCCTTATTCATCGTTTCTGAACTTAACGATTAGTGCCACTGTTATTTAATATTTTTGCAATAGCAATTGCATCTGAAATAGTATCAAGACTATAAATCTGCATAACCCCCTGGTTACCGGCAGCCTGTGCCAATATATTCTGTTGATTCTGAGCGTTAACTGCATTTTGAAACATTAGTCCGGTAGAATGCGCAGCTGTCTGATAAACATTTCCCAGTGCCATCGCAGGAGATTCTCCCACAACTTTTACATTTGCCTGTGTCACAGAATCTGTAATTTGTTCGTTTACTTTTGTATCCATAATTTTAGTTTTTTAGTGTATTGTAAAGTTAAATGATATTTTTAACAAAAAAAAGAAGCAATAAACATTTATTACTTCTTTATATTAATTGATATATTGCTTAAATATCTGCAATTGCATTCAGCATTTTTTCCTCCCAATCCGGATCTTTCGGATCAAAGAATAGTCTTTTTCCGGTATCTAAAGTACGGACAGTATTCATTTCATCTTCTGTTAATTCAAAATCAAAAACATTAAAATTTTCTTCGATTCTTGAAGGCGTAACCGATTTCGGAATTACACAGAACCCTTCCTGAAGATGCCATCTCAAAATAACCTGTGCTACGGTTTTTTTATATTTTTCACCAATAGCTTTCAACTTGTCGTTTTCGAGCAATCCTGCGTTTCCGTTCCCAAGTGGGCTCCAAGGCTGCGTAATAATATTATTCTGCTTATTATAGGCCTGAAGTTCCTTCTGTTGGAAAATCGGGTGCAGCTCAATCTGATTGATTACCGGAAGGATTTTGGCATTCGCTTTTAATTCTTCTAATTTCTCCACTGTAAAATTGCACACACCTATAGCTTTGATCTTTCCTTCATCATACAATTCTTCCATTGCTTTCCATGCTCCCAGGAAATCTGCGTACGGCCAGTGGATCAAATACATATCAAGATAATCCAGTTGCAGCCTGTCCAACGTTCTCTGGAAAGCGCTTTTAGCCTTCTCATACGAAGTATCCTGAACCCATAGTTTTGACGTAATAAATAGCTGCTCACGATCTACTCCACTGTTTTTAATAGCATCTCCAACAGCCGTTTCATTTTGATAAATAGCAGCAGTATCAATCATTCTGTATCCTGTTTGGATGGCTTTGATAACTGCATTTTCACACTCTTTCAGATCTTCCATCTGCCATACTCCGAAACCTAAAGCCGGAATATCCACTCCGTTATTTAAGGTAATTACAGGCTGCCCTGCATATGTTTTCTTTTCCATAATTGTTAATTATCTATTTATGATTTATTATATACTAATTTTCCTTTTCCATCACTTTTCTGAACAATCCTTTAATATGAGCAATCTCATTCTGATAATTTGTCTTCTTACGACAGCCGAAATACAGTGTGTTTTTCAGCGGTTTTTTCCCTTCCCAGATTAACTGTATCTCGCCATCTTCAATTTCCTTTTTACAGAGGAAATCCGGAACTACGGCTAATCCGGATCCGCCTTTCAGGCAGCGTACAATAGAATTAAGATTCGGAACGATGTAATTGGGACGGAAATTTGGCTTATGACCAAAATTAAGAATCCAGAACTGAAAAAGATGCTCCATATCTCCGGCCGTTCCATACCATTTCTCATTTTTCAGCCATTCTTCCGCATGTTCTGTTCCCTCATTATTTAAAATATATTCAAACTCCCGGATGTCAACATCCTTTCCACCAACAAGAATGATCTGTTCTGAGGAAAATGCTTCGTGTTCGATATTCGGAGAAACACCTTTTTTCGGAGTAATAATCAAATCTAAAATTCCTTTGTCCAACTGATCGAGCATTTCCCGGTATTCCCCGAAACTGATGATAAGATTGAACGGCAAACTGGAAACATACTGCTCCAAAGTAGTCTGGAAAGTCTCAAAACACATGCCGACACTAATGGTAGGCGTAAGCTTTTCTGTAGATTTCTGAAAGTTTTTTTCTACTTCCTCAAGTTTCGACAACGGTTCAGCAACAGCATTAAATAATACTTTTCCTCTTTCCGTAGGAATCATTCTCCTTCCGGTCCTGTCAAAGAGTTTATAGCCCACATATGCTTCCAACGAACTGAGATGCAGACTTACTCCGGGTTGAGAAATAAATAAAGTATCCGCAGCTTCCGTGAGTGTTCCTGTTTTATAGATTGCTTTAAAAGTTCTGTACCATTCTAAATTAACCATAGGTATTACTTTTATGATGCAAAGTTATTCAAATAATTACCATTATGATATTTCAATAATCAATGAACATGATAAATCGTGTCTATACCTAACTTAAAACACTCATTTTCAATTATTTATTTTAATTATTATTTAAATGATATTTAGCTATAATTTTTATTATTTTATTTATAGTAAAACTCATAATACCTTTG comes from the Chryseobacterium nepalense genome and includes:
- a CDS encoding aldo/keto reductase, with amino-acid sequence MEKKTYAGQPVITLNNGVDIPALGFGVWQMEDLKECENAVIKAIQTGYRMIDTAAIYQNETAVGDAIKNSGVDREQLFITSKLWVQDTSYEKAKSAFQRTLDRLQLDYLDMYLIHWPYADFLGAWKAMEELYDEGKIKAIGVCNFTVEKLEELKANAKILPVINQIELHPIFQQKELQAYNKQNNIITQPWSPLGNGNAGLLENDKLKAIGEKYKKTVAQVILRWHLQEGFCVIPKSVTPSRIEENFNVFDFELTEDEMNTVRTLDTGKRLFFDPKDPDWEEKMLNAIADI
- a CDS encoding lysophospholipid acyltransferase family protein; amino-acid sequence: MAKKNIFTDAFGTPYFLKRLIIFILGIISYRRFNGFNKLKITGTENLVDLPDSNVLFVSNHQTYFADVAAMYHAFCSVNNGYLNTIKNPIYLLNPKIDFYYVAAEETMNKGILPKIFKIAGAVTVKRTWRAEGKNVNRMVDMSEVDNIMKALDNGWVATFPQGTTSAFAQGRRGTAKLVKNQRPIVIPIKINGFRRAFDKKGLRVKVTGVKPTMEFKPPLDIDYDKENAHEILHKIMTAIEQTEDFNLLHNYDEELKAKKSEQKDS
- a CDS encoding lipocalin family protein; amino-acid sequence: MKRIILSFVLLSFISCNGNDEDQEPGNKASIIGEWYIEKAEIYRSLNQQIQTSFSTDCEKKSNYEFTSDHLLSIIYAQNNNTCIKTDAGTKKYTFDKGNGKFWFENEENYPYFVTQLNETDMVVEDRTQDFDGDGTKDVLRRFYKRIN
- a CDS encoding NUDIX hydrolase, yielding MSFGKDLLRKIKITELPGENAHGVFSPPYRPVFTYEEVLTKNPRFAAVNIILYLKNDEWHFPLIQRTVNEHDRHSGQISLPGGKREEMDRDFAETAIRETSEEIGIEKHYVRIIREMSPIYIPPSNFYVYPYISYTKKNPEFILQQSEAVEVIEFPITCFLGLPDEPEIMALPTAGGSEVPVINFNGYIIWGATAMILSEFSQLLKKM
- a CDS encoding RebB family R body protein, whose protein sequence is MDTKVNEQITDSVTQANVKVVGESPAMALGNVYQTAAHSTGLMFQNAVNAQNQQNILAQAAGNQGVMQIYSLDTISDAIAIAKILNNSGTNR
- a CDS encoding UDP-N-acetylmuramate--L-alanine ligase yields the protein MKTHFIAIGGSAMHNLAIALKDKGYQITGSDDAIFEPSRTRLEKRGILPEELGWFPEKITSDLDAVILGMHAHQDNPELAKAKELGLKIYSYPEFLYEQSKNKTRVVIAGSHGKTTITSMILHVLNFHQKDVDYMVGAQLEGFDCMVKLTRENDFMVFEGDEYLSSPIDLRSKFLLYQPNIALMSGIAWDHINVFKTFDDYVDQFRKFVASITPGGILVYNEEDPEVVKVVENAENYFRKIPYKTPEYEISNGKVHLKTEMGDVPLSVFGAHNLLNLEGARHICHTLGIMDEDFYEAIMSFKGASKRLEKVEREDQGILYKDFAHAPSKVKAAVKAFCEQFKNETKYGFLELHTYSSLNPVFLEQYDHAMDGLEEAFVFYSEDALKIKRMEPISPDLIKEKFKNQNLRVFTNAEELHAYWETLDKTHGVYLMMSSGNFGGLDLTK
- a CDS encoding LysR family transcriptional regulator: MVNLEWYRTFKAIYKTGTLTEAADTLFISQPGVSLHLSSLEAYVGYKLFDRTGRRMIPTERGKVLFNAVAEPLSKLEEVEKNFQKSTEKLTPTISVGMCFETFQTTLEQYVSSLPFNLIISFGEYREMLDQLDKGILDLIITPKKGVSPNIEHEAFSSEQIILVGGKDVDIREFEYILNNEGTEHAEEWLKNEKWYGTAGDMEHLFQFWILNFGHKPNFRPNYIVPNLNSIVRCLKGGSGLAVVPDFLCKKEIEDGEIQLIWEGKKPLKNTLYFGCRKKTNYQNEIAHIKGLFRKVMEKEN